Proteins encoded within one genomic window of Candidatus Poribacteria bacterium:
- a CDS encoding HEAT repeat domain-containing protein, whose protein sequence is MKKIWLAFTLVLFVVGCGTQNENLAKGKELIKSDKRRKEERAVREFKLALQQPTDNAEAHYLLGFYNSQEFYEPDTTDWQEASIAARGEQMFLAYQAEQGKYLERLVFETLRDDDLDVQNAALDALKRIYEKGDRKRLLNQLQKAIKSKDNRDRHNAHWVLGHLGKDDPGTVVPILVKLLDHGRMETRLNAVKALGEAGSEEAIPALAALIESGSAKWKRDREEPEVRQLAVEALGKIGGTAVPELVKIVQNKGSSLRVDAIRALAILGDEKVVEPLLDALKEQSSREVVIPLN, encoded by the coding sequence ATGAAAAAAATCTGGCTTGCCTTTACACTTGTCCTCTTTGTTGTGGGGTGCGGCACCCAGAACGAAAACCTTGCGAAGGGAAAAGAACTAATAAAATCGGATAAACGGCGCAAGGAGGAACGCGCTGTCCGAGAATTTAAACTCGCACTTCAACAACCGACGGATAATGCCGAGGCACACTATCTCCTTGGATTTTACAACTCTCAGGAATTTTACGAGCCTGACACCACGGATTGGCAGGAAGCGTCAATTGCTGCACGCGGCGAACAGATGTTCCTTGCGTATCAAGCAGAGCAGGGTAAATATCTTGAAAGACTCGTTTTTGAGACACTCCGCGATGACGACTTGGATGTCCAAAATGCTGCGCTTGACGCGCTAAAACGGATCTATGAGAAAGGCGACCGGAAACGGCTCCTGAACCAACTCCAAAAGGCGATTAAGTCCAAAGACAATCGTGATAGGCATAATGCCCATTGGGTTTTAGGGCACCTCGGTAAGGATGACCCGGGAACAGTTGTTCCTATTTTGGTAAAACTTTTGGATCATGGGAGAATGGAAACTCGTTTGAATGCTGTCAAGGCACTCGGAGAAGCTGGAAGCGAAGAGGCTATTCCAGCACTCGCTGCACTGATTGAGTCCGGTTCTGCGAAATGGAAGCGTGACCGGGAAGAACCTGAGGTTCGGCAACTCGCTGTGGAAGCACTCGGAAAAATTGGAGGTACTGCTGTTCCCGAGTTAGTCAAGATTGTACAGAACAAGGGTTCATCGCTGCGCGTTGATGCTATCCGCGCTTTGGCTATACTCGGTGACGAAAAAGTTGTGGAACCCCTCTTAGATGCTTTGAAAGAACAGAGCAGTCGAGAGGTCGTCATTCCTCTTAATTGA
- a CDS encoding phosphoribosylanthranilate isomerase — protein sequence MSKESRCSVKICGITSIHDAQLAADAGADYIGVLVDVAVSERTRSATQAVEIASASPIPTVLLLYNRTTSDIKEVVSQTHPFAVQLLGQESPQQVEALKRTVACQLWKSIYLPAGSPEGVDMPAVRKEMKAYRDAGADFLLFDSVDMSLEKPRYGGTGKTCDWNVAAELITDSPLPVFFAGGIRPENVKAAIETIRPHGIDLCSGVEASKGIKDPSKLERLIEQIEQVD from the coding sequence ATGTCCAAAGAATCCCGCTGCAGTGTTAAAATCTGTGGCATTACCTCTATTCATGATGCGCAGCTTGCCGCTGATGCAGGGGCAGATTACATCGGCGTATTGGTTGATGTGGCTGTGTCCGAGCGAACGCGATCCGCTACCCAAGCCGTTGAAATTGCAAGCGCAAGCCCTATCCCTACCGTTCTTCTATTATATAATCGCACGACATCCGATATCAAGGAAGTGGTATCGCAAACTCACCCATTTGCGGTGCAACTTCTTGGACAAGAATCGCCGCAACAGGTTGAAGCACTTAAACGCACCGTGGCGTGTCAACTCTGGAAGTCGATCTACTTACCCGCGGGAAGCCCAGAAGGTGTTGATATGCCTGCTGTCCGAAAAGAGATGAAAGCCTACCGAGATGCAGGTGCGGATTTTCTCCTGTTTGATAGCGTGGATATGAGTCTTGAGAAACCGAGATACGGTGGTACAGGAAAAACCTGCGATTGGAATGTTGCCGCCGAGCTTATCACAGACAGTCCATTACCTGTATTCTTTGCGGGCGGAATCCGTCCGGAAAATGTCAAGGCTGCTATTGAGACGATCCGTCCCCACGGTATTGATCTCTGTTCTGGTGTTGAGGCATCGAAAGGTATCAAAGATCCGAGTAAACTGGAACGCCTTATAGAACAAATTGAGCAAGTTGATTAA
- a CDS encoding HEAT repeat domain-containing protein has translation MLKKITLFSRSHCYVSIVLLFGLILGLGCDNQYHDDRLKMQVQQLDSDLKDRWSTSGVVVLNTTPNGPADKAQLETGELISYVIAEYPVRSAADFKSAMKKALDEDNNFILYLKDKPPLRIALRRQGDKVGLSVEGNGTVRVKEIQRGTPAANTDIQVGNIVEKIVDERKIYSLDDYKKILEKLSEKQVTFRTSELIGVKIAAVTALGDLGDIRAIEPLVDLFKNSPEFSLRKASISSLQRLVELSVLNDLFQQFQSANVDQLPTDSLQAQQLESAAILGLLTVDRIENTATLKAPFGTQFRHRSEALYQKINEGQLVELAQEYIQISVEPEQEIRRACLSMLGVLKPVSAIDALIAVLENPTEIPGIRFQAGLALSQIGQPAVDALIAAFEKGDASTKDIAASALGGIGGAKARDRLINALERSSEPAIQLTLVDAIAKIGDAPSIQALERQRQQYQQDDDSGIRIFLDEVFKSLDNGSM, from the coding sequence ATGCTAAAAAAAATAACGCTGTTTAGCAGATCTCACTGTTACGTCTCTATTGTGCTGCTTTTTGGACTGATACTCGGACTCGGTTGTGACAATCAGTATCACGATGACCGCCTGAAGATGCAGGTACAGCAGTTAGACAGCGACCTCAAAGACCGTTGGTCCACGAGTGGTGTTGTTGTTTTAAATACCACACCGAATGGACCCGCAGATAAAGCACAACTTGAGACTGGCGAACTCATCTCTTATGTCATTGCTGAGTATCCTGTCCGAAGTGCTGCGGACTTTAAAAGCGCGATGAAGAAGGCACTTGATGAGGATAATAACTTCATTCTCTATTTGAAAGACAAGCCGCCGCTCCGTATTGCTCTCCGAAGACAAGGAGATAAGGTAGGACTGAGCGTTGAAGGAAACGGCACCGTGCGCGTAAAAGAGATTCAGCGCGGCACCCCCGCAGCAAATACTGATATTCAGGTAGGGAACATTGTTGAGAAGATTGTTGATGAGCGCAAAATTTACAGCCTTGATGACTATAAGAAGATACTCGAGAAACTCTCTGAAAAGCAGGTTACCTTCCGAACCTCTGAATTGATAGGCGTGAAAATTGCCGCTGTGACCGCACTTGGCGATTTAGGCGATATCCGTGCAATTGAGCCACTTGTGGACCTCTTCAAGAATAGCCCGGAGTTCTCGCTCCGAAAGGCATCAATTAGTAGTCTTCAACGCCTTGTAGAATTGAGTGTCCTAAATGATCTCTTCCAACAGTTTCAAAGTGCTAATGTAGATCAACTTCCAACCGATAGCCTTCAGGCTCAGCAGTTGGAATCCGCTGCGATTCTCGGTTTGCTGACTGTGGATAGAATTGAGAATACCGCTACTCTCAAAGCCCCTTTCGGGACGCAGTTCAGACACAGATCCGAGGCACTCTATCAGAAAATTAACGAAGGGCAACTCGTTGAACTTGCCCAAGAGTATATCCAGATTTCAGTAGAACCGGAACAGGAGATTCGACGCGCTTGCCTCTCGATGCTCGGTGTTCTTAAACCGGTTTCTGCTATTGATGCTCTCATCGCTGTCCTTGAAAACCCGACAGAAATTCCTGGTATTCGCTTCCAAGCAGGGCTGGCACTCAGCCAGATCGGTCAACCTGCTGTTGATGCTCTCATCGCTGCGTTTGAAAAAGGAGATGCAAGCACGAAAGATATCGCTGCTTCTGCACTCGGTGGCATTGGAGGAGCGAAGGCGCGAGATCGGTTGATTAATGCGCTGGAACGCAGCAGTGAACCCGCGATTCAACTCACGCTTGTTGATGCGATTGCTAAAATTGGCGATGCACCTTCCATCCAGGCATTGGAACGCCAACGCCAACAATACCAGCAGGATGATGACAGTGGGATACGCATCTTTTTAGACGAGGTTTTCAAAAGCTTGGACAACGGATCAATGTAA
- a CDS encoding von Willebrand factor type A domain-containing protein, giving the protein MKKVFKKNLLFSSFVVLIGLGFTAMSYGAAVVSVTPDQISSPAVGEQLEFSIEITGATDVVGYKMMIGFDPTALRYIDSTNGDYLPTGTFVSSIVPSANGVSVAATTPTGVASLENGTLTTVKFEVVAVKSSTIQLVDVTLFNSAAMPLPVMTVDGMVVATLLLAVDVNQDGTVNIVDLTLVAQNLGTSATANPRTDVNGDGNVNILDMVLVSQNFGEVIPPTESVVPTLIVPPNIALDAVATAEEASTAAPQTGIVPRVPSPVVVNPWDVEFNPPNSAAFDDVFFQAHGTNPFIDTEDDAFSTFGMDVDTASYAITRRYLRDGHLPPPEAVRVEEFVNAFDYDYTPPSDETFAIHLEGAPSKFGEGKRLQLLRIGIQGDIVPDRDRKDAKLTFVIDVSGSMNRENRLELVKRALTLLVDQLRPTDEIGIVIYGSTAQVVLPHTRNVNREHILAAIRSLSPGGATNAEEGLRMGYELALQNLGPDYINRVILCSDGVANVGQTGPDAILTEIGNYVKDGILLTTVGFGMGNYNDTLMEQLANKGNGSYAYVDTLKEAERIFVENLTGTLQVIAKDSKVQVEFNPQTVSRFRLLGYENRRLAQEDFRDDDVDAGEIGSGHSVTALYEIKLHEEEVVGKLATVFIRHEDPDTGNVTEVSQDIFADELKGTFEEASTSFQLAATVAEFAEILRGSYWALQGSLNTVEQTLEGIFPSLHQRTEQQDELITLVRQTIRFQ; this is encoded by the coding sequence ATGAAGAAAGTTTTTAAGAAAAACCTCCTTTTCAGTAGTTTCGTTGTTCTTATAGGATTAGGATTCACAGCAATGAGTTACGGCGCAGCGGTCGTCTCTGTAACGCCCGATCAAATTTCATCGCCAGCAGTCGGAGAACAGCTGGAGTTCAGCATTGAAATAACAGGGGCAACAGATGTTGTCGGTTATAAAATGATGATTGGTTTCGATCCGACTGCACTCCGCTACATTGATAGTACAAATGGGGATTACCTCCCCACGGGGACGTTTGTATCCTCAATAGTTCCCTCCGCGAACGGGGTCTCCGTCGCAGCGACTACCCCGACAGGTGTTGCCTCATTGGAAAACGGCACGCTTACGACTGTGAAGTTTGAGGTTGTGGCAGTAAAGTCTTCTACTATTCAGTTAGTCGATGTGACGCTCTTTAATAGTGCAGCGATGCCGCTGCCTGTCATGACTGTAGATGGAATGGTCGTGGCAACGCTTTTACTTGCAGTGGATGTCAATCAAGATGGAACGGTAAATATCGTTGATTTGACGCTGGTGGCTCAGAATTTAGGGACATCCGCGACAGCTAACCCGCGCACTGATGTCAATGGAGACGGAAACGTTAATATTTTAGACATGGTGCTTGTTTCACAAAATTTTGGTGAAGTAATACCACCTACTGAGTCTGTTGTTCCTACACTTATTGTGCCACCAAATATTGCGTTAGATGCCGTTGCTACAGCTGAAGAAGCAAGCACTGCTGCCCCTCAAACCGGCATAGTGCCTCGGGTCCCCAGTCCAGTTGTAGTCAATCCATGGGACGTTGAATTTAATCCTCCCAACAGTGCTGCGTTTGACGATGTTTTCTTTCAGGCACATGGGACGAACCCGTTTATTGATACGGAAGATGATGCTTTTTCGACGTTTGGCATGGATGTAGATACCGCGTCCTATGCCATCACGCGCCGTTATCTCCGAGACGGACACCTGCCGCCTCCAGAGGCAGTACGCGTTGAGGAATTTGTTAACGCGTTTGATTACGATTATACACCCCCGTCTGATGAAACATTTGCTATCCATCTTGAAGGCGCGCCCTCCAAATTTGGCGAGGGCAAACGGCTGCAATTGTTGCGAATCGGCATTCAAGGGGACATTGTCCCGGACAGAGACCGGAAAGACGCGAAGCTGACGTTTGTGATTGATGTCTCTGGTTCAATGAATAGAGAAAACCGATTAGAGTTGGTGAAACGTGCCTTGACACTCCTTGTTGACCAACTTCGTCCGACAGACGAGATCGGCATCGTTATTTACGGTTCTACTGCCCAAGTCGTGCTGCCACATACGCGAAATGTTAACCGCGAGCACATCTTAGCGGCAATCCGTTCGCTTTCGCCCGGCGGCGCAACGAATGCGGAGGAAGGATTACGGATGGGATACGAACTTGCCCTCCAGAATCTCGGACCCGATTATATCAACCGTGTAATTCTCTGCTCGGATGGTGTTGCGAATGTCGGACAGACGGGACCAGATGCGATTCTTACAGAAATTGGGAACTATGTCAAGGATGGCATTCTGCTAACGACAGTCGGGTTCGGCATGGGCAATTACAACGATACTCTCATGGAGCAACTTGCAAACAAGGGCAACGGAAGTTACGCCTATGTGGATACCCTCAAAGAGGCAGAGCGTATCTTTGTGGAGAATTTGACCGGCACGTTGCAAGTCATCGCAAAAGATTCCAAGGTCCAGGTTGAATTCAATCCGCAGACAGTCAGTCGATTTCGTCTTCTCGGCTATGAGAACCGCCGCCTTGCACAAGAGGACTTCCGCGATGACGATGTTGATGCAGGCGAAATTGGTTCAGGACACAGTGTCACCGCGCTCTATGAGATTAAACTTCATGAAGAAGAAGTTGTCGGCAAACTCGCGACCGTCTTCATCCGTCACGAAGACCCGGACACTGGTAATGTTACGGAAGTCAGTCAGGATATCTTTGCTGACGAACTTAAAGGGACATTTGAAGAAGCATCCACTTCATTTCAACTTGCTGCCACTGTCGCGGAATTCGCAGAAATCCTTCGCGGCAGCTACTGGGCACTACAAGGCAGCTTGAACACTGTAGAACAGACGCTTGAAGGTATTTTTCCTTCGCTACATCAACGCACAGAGCAGCAAGATGAACTCATAACGCTTGTGCGTCAGACAATCCGCTTTCAATAG
- a CDS encoding GNAT family N-acetyltransferase: MANQDFDLAGALKVRPAEEDDAAHLHAYCFPEKTKAEVTEELQADLEADSGTHRLVAEASGYPIGQITVKRNAADPDSAEVGNLAVSGPFRQLGVADHLMKAAEDTAAGDGAKTLEIELPSSETNVIQRYKDWGFSEKPLVILQKALGDSEEEEEEVEEASAEENESAETGAEQQELLGT, from the coding sequence ATGGCAAATCAAGACTTTGACTTAGCCGGTGCCCTCAAGGTACGCCCGGCTGAAGAAGATGATGCGGCACATTTACACGCGTATTGTTTCCCTGAAAAAACCAAAGCGGAAGTTACAGAAGAACTGCAAGCCGACTTGGAAGCGGACAGTGGAACACACCGACTCGTTGCGGAAGCCAGTGGATACCCGATTGGACAGATTACCGTGAAGCGGAATGCAGCCGACCCCGACAGCGCAGAAGTCGGAAACCTTGCAGTGTCTGGTCCCTTTCGGCAATTAGGGGTAGCAGATCATCTTATGAAAGCTGCTGAAGATACCGCTGCTGGAGACGGCGCGAAAACCCTTGAAATTGAACTTCCGTCCTCAGAAACAAATGTCATCCAGCGATATAAAGACTGGGGATTTTCTGAAAAACCGCTTGTTATCCTCCAGAAAGCACTTGGTGATTCTGAAGAGGAAGAGGAAGAAGTAGAAGAGGCAAGCGCAGAGGAGAATGAATCTGCTGAGACAGGCGCAGAACAGCAGGAACTCCTTGGCACCTAA
- a CDS encoding metallophosphoesterase, which yields MKIGLISDLHTDVTPLNKQLVPHLIDAVRAAELDVLVMAGDLARHLVQLSETLNAFQLADLACEKLFVPGNHDIWAIETPNVTSEQKCRIISELCRECGFHPLMDVPFIKGRVGFCGTIGWYDYSFAPEGYDFSDAQYAEKKLMGAVWNDKRYAKWADTDRAVARRFEAELETQIASVRNDVSRIIVVTHHVPFRACIRYRGELPWDFFRAFMGSKRLGTQCLQEPLVTHALFGHTHQALDMQVRSVRAISAPIGYLHEEPTMGLRAYAAQCLACFEVS from the coding sequence ATGAAAATTGGACTGATTTCAGACCTGCATACAGATGTTACGCCCTTGAACAAGCAGCTCGTGCCACATCTCATCGATGCTGTGAGGGCAGCAGAACTTGACGTTTTAGTGATGGCAGGCGATCTCGCACGGCACTTAGTCCAACTTTCTGAAACGCTCAATGCCTTTCAACTCGCAGATCTGGCGTGTGAGAAATTGTTCGTTCCCGGTAACCATGACATCTGGGCAATTGAGACTCCTAATGTCACAAGCGAACAGAAATGCCGTATCATTTCGGAACTCTGCCGTGAGTGCGGTTTTCATCCACTCATGGATGTACCCTTCATCAAGGGGAGGGTAGGTTTCTGTGGGACTATCGGTTGGTACGATTATAGTTTCGCACCGGAAGGTTATGACTTTTCCGATGCGCAGTATGCCGAAAAAAAGTTGATGGGTGCAGTTTGGAACGATAAACGATATGCCAAGTGGGCGGACACTGATCGCGCTGTTGCTCGGCGTTTTGAAGCGGAGCTTGAGACGCAGATTGCTTCCGTCCGAAACGATGTATCACGTATAATTGTGGTCACACATCATGTTCCGTTTCGAGCGTGTATCCGATACCGCGGCGAATTACCATGGGATTTCTTTCGTGCCTTTATGGGTAGCAAACGTCTCGGTACACAATGCTTGCAGGAGCCGCTTGTCACACATGCCCTATTTGGACATACACATCAAGCACTTGATATGCAAGTCCGTAGTGTCCGGGCTATCTCTGCTCCTATCGGTTATCTGCACGAAGAACCTACCATGGGATTGCGGGCGTATGCAGCACAATGTTTGGCTTGTTTTGAAGTTTCTTAA
- a CDS encoding DEAD/DEAH box helicase produces MLYKGLKLDRFQEEAIAAINRDTSVIVTAPTGAGKTVIAEYAVEKCIQEDRRVIYTAPIKALSNQKYRDFYAEYGEKIGIVTGDVVLNPYAQVLLMTTEIFRNTIFDDIEKLQDVSYVIFDEIHYINDIERGTVWEESLIFAPQHIKFVCLSATIPNINPFAEWMQSVRDIDIEIVEELKRPVPLEHHLYFKDYGIGGTEHIAALRNISKRDARKRKSAPPDGKKSEALPADFTETKLIPHLRREKQLPCLYFCFSRKGCEENATSLVYGSQLQLLDKKQKTQILRQFDELCHQFDIVEEKKITEFRRLVSCGIAYHHAGMLPTLKEVVERLFTSGLIQLLFTTETFAVGINMPACSVVFDSLEKFDGIGFRYLKAREYHQMAGRAGRRGIDTIGYVYAQIEPTYADSGEIRGVVSEKIEPIESQFNLSYSSILNLYQKYGDDIYDVYTMSLSNHQNRMRVANLNNQIETKTKRLQTLPKPECIHDGIDGSTQIQTHYRQKRNHEKNLQRLHVERGQIKSKTRGKKRKTERVKKLNAVHKKITLLQREAEQGLCVGCEHLHTCTGRYKAIRKEEERIQKLKKRMTLIENDPRRQIAARLKVLEELGYIEARALLPRGSTAAHIYGYEVPLTQLLFSGFFERLTEDEINCLMVAIVSEPRKDGYFKPLKDNRLLDILYEVSSEISLIQYLEVQHNVTEVTPMLELRLCTAMLAWSRGCDFDSLEKYARLDAGDFVRTFRLVIDQLRQIRRAMAGHTTLVDKLNRCIEKINRDVVDAERQLRIGQEGLDGTTSKDSIDAEQPSPVALENSNNAEAENRTSLS; encoded by the coding sequence ATGCTTTACAAGGGCTTAAAACTAGATCGGTTTCAGGAGGAAGCGATAGCAGCGATTAACCGGGATACCTCGGTGATCGTCACCGCACCAACAGGCGCAGGTAAAACTGTCATCGCTGAGTACGCTGTCGAAAAGTGCATTCAGGAAGACCGCCGCGTTATCTATACCGCACCGATCAAAGCCTTGAGTAACCAAAAATATAGGGACTTTTACGCTGAATACGGGGAGAAGATTGGTATTGTTACAGGCGATGTCGTACTCAATCCGTATGCTCAAGTGCTATTGATGACGACCGAGATTTTTAGGAATACCATCTTTGACGACATTGAAAAGCTACAAGATGTCTCTTACGTTATCTTTGACGAAATCCATTATATTAATGATATTGAGCGCGGCACGGTGTGGGAAGAGAGCCTTATCTTCGCACCTCAGCATATCAAATTTGTTTGTTTGAGTGCCACGATCCCGAACATTAATCCATTCGCGGAGTGGATGCAGAGCGTACGGGATATTGACATTGAGATCGTCGAAGAATTAAAACGTCCGGTCCCGTTGGAGCATCACCTCTATTTTAAAGATTACGGCATCGGTGGAACCGAGCATATCGCTGCTCTTCGCAATATATCGAAACGTGATGCGCGTAAACGAAAATCCGCTCCACCTGATGGTAAGAAGAGCGAAGCACTTCCCGCTGACTTTACAGAGACAAAGCTTATTCCGCATCTTCGCCGAGAAAAGCAGTTACCCTGCTTGTACTTCTGTTTTAGCCGCAAAGGTTGTGAAGAGAATGCGACTTCATTGGTATACGGATCGCAGCTACAGTTGCTTGATAAAAAACAAAAAACACAGATTTTGAGGCAGTTTGATGAGCTGTGTCACCAATTTGACATCGTTGAAGAAAAGAAGATTACCGAATTTCGTAGGTTAGTTAGCTGCGGGATTGCCTATCACCACGCTGGCATGCTACCGACGCTTAAAGAGGTCGTTGAAAGGTTGTTTACTTCTGGATTAATTCAACTCCTCTTTACCACGGAAACGTTTGCTGTTGGTATTAATATGCCAGCCTGCTCAGTGGTTTTTGACAGCCTCGAAAAATTTGATGGCATCGGATTTCGATATCTCAAGGCACGGGAATATCACCAGATGGCTGGACGCGCCGGCAGGCGTGGTATTGACACCATCGGTTATGTCTATGCCCAAATTGAACCCACTTATGCCGATTCAGGTGAGATTCGGGGGGTTGTTTCTGAGAAAATAGAGCCCATAGAAAGTCAATTTAATCTTTCCTATTCGAGTATTCTCAACCTTTATCAGAAATATGGCGATGACATCTACGATGTCTACACGATGAGTTTGAGCAATCATCAAAACCGAATGCGGGTCGCTAACCTCAACAACCAAATTGAGACAAAAACAAAGAGACTTCAGACACTACCTAAACCTGAGTGTATTCACGATGGTATTGATGGAAGCACGCAAATTCAGACGCATTATCGCCAAAAGCGGAACCATGAAAAAAATCTTCAGCGTCTGCATGTAGAGAGGGGGCAGATTAAATCGAAGACACGAGGGAAAAAGCGGAAAACAGAACGCGTTAAGAAATTGAACGCTGTTCACAAAAAGATTACGCTTCTTCAAAGGGAGGCCGAGCAAGGTCTTTGTGTAGGATGTGAGCATTTGCACACATGCACTGGAAGATACAAAGCCATTCGTAAAGAAGAGGAGCGGATTCAAAAACTTAAAAAGAGAATGACGCTAATTGAGAATGATCCAAGGCGGCAGATAGCAGCGCGTCTTAAGGTACTTGAAGAACTCGGCTACATTGAAGCACGAGCACTTCTGCCTCGTGGGAGTACAGCCGCTCATATCTATGGGTATGAGGTGCCGTTGACCCAGCTTCTATTTAGCGGTTTTTTTGAGCGGCTCACAGAGGACGAAATTAATTGTCTCATGGTAGCGATTGTCTCCGAGCCGCGTAAAGACGGATATTTTAAGCCTCTCAAGGACAACCGATTGTTGGATATCCTCTACGAGGTTAGTTCTGAAATTTCGTTGATTCAATATTTAGAAGTTCAGCACAATGTGACGGAAGTCACGCCTATGTTAGAACTTCGGCTTTGTACTGCGATGCTCGCGTGGAGTCGTGGCTGTGACTTTGATAGTCTCGAAAAATATGCCCGTTTAGACGCTGGTGATTTCGTCCGTACCTTTCGACTTGTCATTGATCAACTCCGCCAGATTCGCCGTGCTATGGCTGGTCACACGACTCTCGTTGATAAACTTAACCGGTGTATTGAAAAGATTAACAGGGACGTTGTGGATGCGGAGCGACAACTACGCATTGGGCAGGAGGGACTTGATGGGACAACATCAAAAGATAGTATAGATGCCGAACAGCCATCCCCGGTTGCACTTGAGAACTCCAATAACGCTGAAGCGGAGAATCGAACATCACTTTCTTAG
- a CDS encoding cupin domain-containing protein produces MEVTLTNSNDAGALEFPWGAIKWLCNDQIDPEAEMTFGVVYINAGEGNPTHYHPNCEELIYVLSGECDHKLGDEVIPLRPGMMLRIPRNIKHNAVNTGWQPVTMIICYSDADRQTVFEE; encoded by the coding sequence ATGGAAGTAACATTAACCAATAGTAACGATGCCGGTGCGCTTGAATTTCCGTGGGGGGCAATTAAATGGCTCTGTAACGATCAGATTGACCCAGAGGCTGAAATGACATTCGGAGTCGTCTACATTAACGCTGGTGAAGGCAATCCTACCCACTACCACCCTAACTGTGAAGAACTTATTTATGTCCTCTCCGGTGAATGCGACCATAAATTGGGTGATGAGGTTATCCCGCTCAGACCAGGAATGATGTTGCGTATTCCGCGCAATATCAAACATAACGCCGTCAACACCGGCTGGCAACCTGTAACCATGATTATCTGTTATTCGGATGCTGACCGACAAACTGTCTTTGAAGAGTAA